The nucleotide sequence CGATCAATTTTCATCATTAACTGCCTGTTTTGCGCCTCAAGGTCCTTGTTGACGGCTTCAAGATAGTTTCGTTCCTGGTCCAGACGTTTCAAATGCAAGAAGCCCCGGTTACTATATAAAAGAATCAGACCCAGGATAACGCATAATATTCCAAGGGTGAGAAAGATAGAGCGGTGTTTGGTAAATAGAGGCACGATCTATCTTTGGGGCTCGACT is from Deltaproteobacteria bacterium and encodes:
- a CDS encoding septum formation initiator family protein codes for the protein MPLFTKHRSIFLTLGILCVILGLILLYSNRGFLHLKRLDQERNYLEAVNKDLEAQNRQLMMKIDRIKHDLRYIEDVARKKLGLIRPDEQIFRLKDDPGPDPDEKRSSNP